In a genomic window of Physeter macrocephalus isolate SW-GA chromosome 14, ASM283717v5, whole genome shotgun sequence:
- the DEFB127 gene encoding beta-defensin 127 → MRLLLIIAILLFQKLTVTEQLKKCWGEYIRGFCRKICKTTEIREVLCENGRYCCLNIMELEARKKITRPPRPKPVTYAFTFPQEYYEDEQNYTNSNKKFT, encoded by the exons ATGAGGCTCCTCCTGATCATTGCAATTCTGCTGTTCCAGAAGCTCACAG TAACCGAACAACTTAAGAAATGCTGGGGTGAATACATACGAGGATTCTGCAGGAAAATAtgcaaaacaacagaaatacGTGAAGTACTATGTGAAAATGGGAGATATTGTTGCCTCAATATCATGGAACTGGAAGCACGTAAAAAAATTACCAGACCACCTCGTCCAAAGCCAGTGACATATGCATTTACTTTTCCACAAGAGTATTATGAAGATGAACAGAATTATACAAACTCCAACAAAAAGTTTACATAA
- the DEFB128 gene encoding beta-defensin 128 — protein MKLFLVLIILLFEVSKDAARHRKCFSNISGYCRKKCKLGETYDIACVNGKLCCINEDEKRQYQQVTEPPKPSRKPDLKLDYAILPTVTLSTIPL, from the exons ATGAAGCTGTTTCTGGTTCTTATTATTCTGCTGTTTGAGGTATCCAAAG ATGCAGCAAGACACAGAAAATGCTTTAGTAACATATCAGGTTACTGCAGGAAGAAATGCAAACTGGGAGAAACATATGACATAGCATGTGTAAATGGAAAATTATGTTGTATTAATGAAGACGAAAAGAGACAATATCAACAAGTCACAGAGCCACCGAAACCTTCAAGGAAGCCTGATTTGAAGTTGGACTATGCTATCTTACCCACTGTCACACTTAGCACAATTCCACTATAA